ctttaagattcatctgtcaaaaatataaatttttagggATATATTTGTCACTTTgtgcttttattttttaccGTTAATTTGATTCGGTTGATTTTAATGGTTGAGATGAAACAATTGATGCTGCCAATTTTTTTCTGAAGGATCCACCCCTGAATTACAAGCTCGTAATTTACTCATTCGCCCTCAGTGAGTGCATGACATTTATCCAAAGAGAAGACAACTGAGAAAACCCTTCTTCAGAACTACTGAACTTGCTCTTCATCTTCgtcttcatcatcttcaatGACAATGGCGACACCTACATTACCAACTATCAACCTAATGTAGCATAATACCAATACCCCTTTCTTTTTGCGTAACACTCCCATGTCTTCCCCTTTCCTCCTCCGTTATCCTCCTTCCTCATCTCCCTTCCCACAATCCCTAAACTCCAAATTCAGAACCTTTCCGATACGCCTCAATTCCACTTCCATTGTATCATCCCAAATTCAAACACCAGAACCCGAAAATGACGACAACAAAGATAAAACTCGCAACAAAAACATCAGTTTCCTCAAGCTTACAGTGACCCTTACTGTTATCTCTGCTTCCCTGCCACAAGCCACCACCCTTGCTGCTGAATCCGCCGTGAAGGGAAAGAAAAGGGCACCCAAAAAGGCCGAAGCTTTGACGCTGGAGGAGCTGAAGTCATGGGCTCAGGGTCTTCCAGTGGTCTCTGATCGTCTTCCCTACAGCGAAATTATTGAACTAAAGAAGGCTGAGAAGCTCAGACACATAATTAAGCCCGGTTCTATAAACTTGAGGCAAAAGGCCGAACCAGTTCTGGTGGTTCTAGAAGACTCTAGAGTGTTCAGGACGGTTTTGCCATCGTTTGAGACTCATAGGAAGTTTTGGGAATCATGGGATGAATTAAAAATTGGTTCTTTGTGTATGAATACATACACACCACCCCTTAAGAGGCCTAACTTGCCCCTTCCTATATGGGCAAGGGGTCCGGTGCTACCTGCTATTGAAAAGTTTATGCTTAAGCTTGCTGAGAAGAAACCGAAGATAGAATCCAAGAAGGCGAAAGAGTATAGGGAGATGAGGATGGAACTTAAGAGGCAGAGGGAAGAGGAGCTGAAAGCTATGAGGGAAGAGAGGAAGGAGTTGGAGAGGGCCAAGAAGGCGCAGAGGAAGGCCGAGGAGAGGCGGCGAAAGAAGGAGATAAGGAAGAGGAAGTATCAGGAGTCATTGATTCGGGCAAGGGATAATTATGTGAGGATGGCTGATCTTTGGTATGATTTGGCAAATAATCCTAATGTTGTCAATGCACTTGGCTTGGTTTTCTTCTACATTTTCTATAGGATTGTGGTGCTTAATTATAGGAAGCAAAAGAAGGATTATGAGGATAGGCTTAAGATTGAGAGAGCTGAGGCTGAGGAGAGAAGGAAGATGAGGGAGTTGGAGAAGGAGATGGAGGGTGTTGAacgtgatgatgatgatgatgagagtGAGCATGAGAAAGGGGAGGAGCAGAATGATTATTTGAAGATGGCAAAGCAGTTTATGAAGTCTGGGGCACGCATTCGGAGAGctaagaacaagaacaagagtCTTCCTCAGTATTTAGAGAGAGGTGTAGATGTGAAGTTTAGTGATGTTGCAGGGCTGGGTAAGATACGTCTTGAATTGGAGGAGATTGTCAAGTTCTTTACTCACGGGGAAATGTACCGAAGGAGAGGAGTGAAAATACCAGGTAACTCCAGTCAACACTTGATAATAGAATGCATTAATTTGAACTGCCTTAGCCTTAGGGAAAGCCTATTTGGTGGTTCGCATACAGTTTGTTCTTACAGGTTCTACGTTTTTCATTTAACataaagaaagaaggaaagggTAAAACACAATTTGCTTATGTTTTATACTTGATTTTCTAAACGTTGGATTGGTCACATTATCAGGTGGTATACTTCTTTGTGGCCCTCCTGGGGTGGGAAAGACATTGCTGGCAAAAGCAGTGGCTGGTGAGGCAGGGGTTAATTTCTTCTCTATTTCCGCTTCACAATTTGTGGAGATATACGTTGGTGTAGGGGCATCTCGTGTGCGAGCACTTTACACGGAAGCCAGGGAAAATGTATATGATTGTTTTGGCTTTGTCATTGTGCTCTTGCTTTCTTTAGAGTAAAATAAgatcttgtttcttgcaattcttttatttatttgcattaagCATAAAGTAGTCTATTGTTTCCAATCATGCTACACTTTTACAGAATCACCTGAAATTTACCTACTTTCTTCTGCTTTAGTTTTTGCATTCAATTGCCAACAATTTTCTTCAATCTTTCTCAGGCTCCAtctgttgtcttcattgatgagcTGGATGCTGTGGGAAGGGAGCGTGGCTTGATTAAGGGTTCAGGTGGACAGGAACGTGATGCTACTCTCAATCAGGTTAAACATGGCACCACTTAACTTCCAACTGCTTTCATGAAGTATGTATATATTGGTTGATGTTTACTATTTACCGAATGTTCCAGCTCTTGGTGTGCTTAGATGGATTTGAAGGAAGAGGAGAGGTGATCACTATTGCATCCACCAATCGACCAGACATTCTGGATCCTGCACTTGTGAGACCTGGTCGGTTTGATCGAAAAATATTTATTCCCAAGCCTGGCCTCATTGGTCGCATAGAAATTCTAAAGGTTGCTCCTCCTCTACTATGTTACATCTGTGGTTTTTGGCTTCAGGCTTCAGTTTTCTCAAGTATACAATACTGTTTATGGTTATCCTTTCAAAACTTGGCTATTGTGATTTTTGACTAATCTTTCTTCCTTTGCCTTCCTTGTGATACTTTGATAGGTCCATGCTCGTAAAAAGCCAATGGCAGAAGATGTGGACTATTTTGCTGTTGCTAGTATGACTGATGGCATGGTTGGTGCAGAGCTAGCTAACATAGTTGAGGTTGCTGCCATCAACATGATGCGGGATTCAAGGACTGAGGTAATATCTCctattgaaaaggatttgatagTCAGACCACCAATTGTAGCTTGCATACTTTTGTTTACTGCATTTCACTGTGGCAGATTACTACTGATGACTTGTTACAAGCTGCACAAATGGAAGAAAGAGGAATGCTGGATAAAAAGGAGAGAAGCATGGAGACTTGGAAGCAAGTAGCTATTAATGAGGCTGCAATGGCTGTCGTAGCTGTGAACTTTCCTGATCTTAAAAATATCGAGTTTGTATGGAATTTACACTATATCCATTTTGTAATTGACGTAATCTCACCTTATCCGATTGATTGTTGGTGGAAAAAATTGACATTTTAGCTTTATGTTGCTGTTGATGTAGGTCACAATTGCTCCCAGAGCTGGTAGGGAATTGGGTTATGTGCGGGTGAAGATGGATCCTATCAAATTTAACGAAGGAATGCTCACGTATGGATTCTTTTCTGAGATCAATTAAACTTTATTACATTGCACTATTATAGAATTGTGTTTAGAGCCTTTTATTGTTTCTCTAATTTGTAACTACTAATGTCATGCAGTCGACAATCTGTCCTGGATCATATTACGGTTCAACTAGCTCCCCGTGCAGCCGATGAAATTTGGTTTGGGAGTGGTCAAGTAAGATAAAATTCTTACTTGCTTTCCTCAAGTTTCCTCAGTCCTTTTTATTTGCTTCATTGGTTCTTTTTGGTTGCTGTTTTAACttgttttataatatttcaGTTGAGTACGATATGGGCCGAAACTGCAGACAATGCGAGGTCCGCAGCAAGGATATTTGTTCTTGGTGGGCTTTCAGAGAAGCACCATGGAATTACCAATTTCTGGGTGGCAGACCGGATAAACGTATGGGTTCTTTCTCTCAAGTCTCAACTTCAATTTTCTCATTGCAACCACATAATTGAAATAACACACTTTGTTGCATTTCATTGTCAGGACATTGACTTGGAAGCAATGCGGATTGTGAACTTGTGTTATGAACGCGCAAAAGAGGTATGCTGTGATTGATGAACAATTTCAACAAGTTCATTTCATTTCTTGTTGATTAATAAGAGCGAGCTTGCTTTGTTTTTGCATAAACAGATCCTACATGAAAATAAAGTGCTGATGGATGCAGTGGTGAATGAACTTGTTGAGaagaaaaacataacaaaacaaGACTTCTTTCATCTGGTGGACTTGCATGGCTCCATAAAACCAATGCCTCCCAGCATTCTTGACCTTAGAGCTGCCAAGCAGAGAATTCCAACAACTTCGTAATGATGAAAACCAGACAGCTTTGAAGAGCAACTCTTAAGAAATGGCACACCAATTTTTAGACTAGTTTACTTTATAGTCATATTTATTGTaccttatataaaaaaatttattttataaaaattaaatttttaatatattaaatacataaaaatattaaaattattttattatattttcaaaatatactCTTAGAATACTACGTGTTGGTAATTTGAGCGGATTTTTCTTAGTGCTGGGAGTTTTCGGCGGCTCGGAATCCAAAGTTACAAAAGCcaaaaacacttttttttaatctGAAATCAACActtcattaatttatttattgcattttaatgAATGTAATGGATGGTGGTAAGTGGTAATGGtgaaaaaaacataataataataaaaatgaatattgtgaacacaaattttcgatataattaatattttaaatataaatttgattttttataaattattattgtaaaAGAATTTGANNNNNNNNNNNNNNNNNNNNNNNNNNNNNNNNNNNNNNNNNNNNNNNNNNNNNNNNNNNNNNNNNNATTcatgaaaataattaattttaaaattttttatttaaaaacaattaaaGTACATAAATCTgactaattaatttattaaaattaagctCATGCTGAAAGATAAcacttttaatatataaaaaaaggttTACTAACTAGAATTTCTCTTTGTTGGTGATTGGTGaaccaaaatatatacaaaaaatattaaagacacACGGAGTCCAAACGATAGCGGTGCATATTGCATGACTGAaggtttataatttagaataaaGTTCTTCGTTTAAGTAAAATATCTATTTAAGTTTATCGAAATtggtataataattttttaaattatgtgttttttttatttatatttcttttttttcttcctctgatattttttttaatttgtacaaattcttttttttctcttttttttctttttcttttcttccagcAAGCATACGCagacttctttttttttttttctaaatttgtatatgtaagttttttttcttttctttttttatcctttttttttatcgTCATGATCGATAACACCAACATTTCTAAACGTTTTTATTAacattaatatcttttaatttatttcggttcatttgtgtgttaattgtcTGTTCATTTGTATgttaatttcagttcatttaATACTGCTTATAAgtttgaccaaattttttattcataaatgaaccaaaattaacacacaaatgaactgaaattaattcacaaatgaaccaaaataaattaaaaaatgaactgaaattatttaatgatggcACTAGAAAAAATcagaactaataaaaatgttagcaaaatattggtgttgttggtgataacgataacgaaagagaagaaaaaaaagaatctacataaatttaaaacaataaaaaaagaagtgCGTATAATGACGTTCCTTTAATGAGAGTGATTTTTGTTAATGTTGAacctatttaaataaatttgaatgaaaaaatatttgaatgtataataattatatataatttatatataaataaataataaataataaatattaagaatttattattttttgatattatgTAGTCTAACTTAATTCTTTTAGAAATTGTAGTTTTTAAATTCCTGAAAATCTTACATTgtaaaataacataataaaaattttggtgtgTAAAGATTCCTATGAATGTAAACATTTTTTTAACCACACCTTCTCTTAGACatttaataatctaataatatattttatctcaatttttaaatattaataatttaaaaaaggatCTAGAATTCTAATATCATATCATGAaatcactcatcccaaaagcgtaACTTAATAGaacaatgtaacactaataattatatctctaatactttctGAACCTCTATTGTACGCTTAAGCCATTGACTCCCTGTACTTTCCTATTAGTAATAATTTATActcatatttataaatattttacatacaaaaatatataattttatctatatttatcaaaatttgatatatatatatatataaattaatacaatttataactataatttttaaaatttatacaaacgaattaataaaatttatttattaaaaatactaaaagaaGCTGAATTTTTTCACGAATAATATTGGAGCAAAGAGTGACCAGTGACGTGAAGAATAACAGGATAACCGAACGTGGGATGGGTTGGCGTGTTAAGAGGAAAACGGATTTCCATTGAAATTGAAGTCCTTCCCTAAGACTAAGGGTTCAAACTCTTGTCAACGCGCGCTCACTCACTCTCTCacactcttctctctctcttaccCTTGACCTCCGGAAACGGTGCTCTATCTTCCAATCATTCTCACTCTCACATCTATCTCACCGCACTTCTCTCTATACTCACCTCTATATTTCTGCTTCTTGCAGAttatttttcctcttttctctttctttcggATTTCTGTTCTTGCGTCTTAGATCTCGCTTCAAAATATATAATGCGCGTACAGAGACTCTACCATCATCCAAAATCCACAATGTGATTCTCCGATCCCTTACCTTTGATCACAGGTACGAACAATAACGTGTGAATTTCTACAATAATCAATCCGAGATTTTATAAACATATTCAAACATTCTCACGTTCTTGGACGGTAGTAACCATTTCTTGCAATATAATGCATATTGATTGATATATGAGTCTCATTCCTATTATTAAAGGATAATAATTtgtgtttaatttgattttccaCATGAGGATCGGAGTTGAATTTTCCTAGATCGTATCTAGCTAGAGATTGTTAATTTAACTTGGATTTTGTGTTGGAGAAGCGAATTAATTAACTGAGTGGTTGAGTGAGAACTGCAGGAAGAAGAGGATACGGAATAGAGAGAGATATCTTTACGGTATAGACAGAGCGAGTCACGTACGTAAAGAAGAATGTCGCAACTAGACGGAGTAATGCCGCCGACCACGTTGGTGAGGCGGGGTTCAAGGAGTGCCTCCACCACCTTCAACATGGAGGTTTTCGACAACGAAGTGGTGCCGTCCTCACTCGCCTCCATTTCTCCCATTCTCCGTGTCGCCAACGAGATCGAAGCCGAGCGTCCCAGGGTTGCCTATCTATGTACGTAACGGATCGatcttgataataataatagtgatTTTGtgttattgaattttgaaatatgATGTGCAAATTAATGTTGCTGAGCGCGTAATGATGATTGGCAGGTAGGTTCTATGCCTTCGAGAAAGCGCACAGGCTGGATCAGACCTCCACCGGCCGTGGCGTTAGGCAGTTCAAGACGCTGCTGCTGCAGCGATTAGAGAGGGTAAGCCTGTAGTTTCATTTGTTTCGATTTTCTCAACTAACTCTGCATTATGTATTTCATGCGTGAATGAGGACTGCTGAAGCCTGAGTGTGAGTATATATACCGTGCGTGAAACAAACACAGCACATGATAATGCTCTAATCTCCCTTCATGCAAGAAGTTCATGCATGCTCAATATTAGATTAATGGACTTTGATAGATAGAGAATGATTTTTGTGAATAATACGAAGAATGaagtttaaaattagttcaataaagtaaaaatatattatatttttaaattatttatttaaatattaatattagaataattatatatacatttaataaattgaacatctaatatatttattgttcacattatttaataattttattgtttatctATACTTTTACTAGATTAAATTGTGCGTTGTTCTCTAGTTTCAGTAGCTTTGTTgcatttttattgttgttttaaGTTACTATTTCTCTAATATTACCGTATAAAAAAACTTTTACCTTtttctaattgaaaaaaaagtttattctaTTAGTGATTAATAATGGTCTACTGGTGATCTTCCTCTCGCCCAAATTTTCACGGCTGTGGTGATAAATTTTCAACTAAAATCTCGTAGATGAGAGGTTTTTGTAATGAGCAATACTAGGGggcagcaatttttgtgattgttagccatcaactagccatcaatgatgatttgatggtgtgagattggtgtaagatttcatccaatggctcacctttctctgctggttaaatgctggccaaaattcaacaaaactgctggccccctagacttttccttttgcaatgctaggggccagcaatttttgtgattgttagtcatcaactagccatcaatgatgatttgatggtgtaaGATTGGTGtaagatttcatccaatggctcacctttgtaattattattattattatttaactaatacgcgttcaaaaatttg
The genomic region above belongs to Arachis duranensis cultivar V14167 chromosome 3, aradu.V14167.gnm2.J7QH, whole genome shotgun sequence and contains:
- the LOC107480261 gene encoding LOW QUALITY PROTEIN: probable inactive ATP-dependent zinc metalloprotease FTSHI 2, chloroplastic (The sequence of the model RefSeq protein was modified relative to this genomic sequence to represent the inferred CDS: inserted 2 bases in 1 codon); its protein translation is MSSPFLLRYPPSSSPFPQSLNSKFRTFPIRLNSTSIVSSQIQTPEPENDDNKDKTRNKNISFLKLTVTLTVISASLPQATTLAAESAVKGKKRAPKKAEALTLEELKSWAQGLPVVSDRLPYSEIIELKKAEKLRHIIKPGSINLRQKAEPVLVVLEDSRVFRTVLPSFETHRKFWESWDELKIGSLCMNTYTPPLKRPNLPLPIWARGPVLPAIEKFMLKLAEKKPKIESKKAKEYREMRMELKRQREEELKAMREERKELERAKKAQRKAEERRRKKEIRKRKYQESLIRARDNYVRMADLWYDLANNPNVVNALGLVFFYIFYRIVVLNYRKQKKDYEDRLKIERAEAEERRKMRELEKEMEGVERDDDDDESEHEKGEEQNDYLKMAKQFMKSGARIRRAKNKNKSLPQYLERGVDVKFSDVAGLGKIRLELEEIVKFFTHGEMYRRRGVKIPGGILLCGPPGVGKTLLAKAVAGEAGVNFFSISASQFVEIYVGVGASRVRALYTEARENAPSVVFIDELDAVGRERGLIKGSGGQERDATLNQLLVCLDGFEGRGEVITIASTNRPDILDPALVRPGRFDRKIFIPKPGLIGRIEILKVHARKKPMAEDVDYFAVASMTDGMVGAELANIVEVAAINMMRDSRTEITTDDLLQAAQMEERGMLDKKERSMETWKQVAINEAAMAVVAVNFPDLKNIEFVTIAPRAGRELGYVRVKMDPIKFNEGMLTRQSVLDHITVQLAPRAADEIWFGSGQLSTIWAETADNARSAARIFVLGGLSEKHHGITNFWVADRINDIDLEAMRIVNLCYERAKEILHENKVLMDAVVNELVEKKNITKQDFFHLVDLHGSIKPMPPSILDLRAAKQXEFQQLRNDENQTALKSNS